One segment of Paenibacillus sp. FSL R7-0337 DNA contains the following:
- a CDS encoding DUF6063 family protein, producing MSYSLEQVQQASRLFFDLLRRKVIPLDDPAAAECLQDTAAYDALQYVAKEAGCRIMNSGHRLHLLVSPIGSGFASNFTQLRNKYSRIERKTHLHIINVIILVFLAEMDQDEQHFKPGQDSMSYIQLSDQVSELFQGWIGMDEDGSFSKQWRLDIQAMHRVWTSLYMQTRSQEEGDSLTRGSGSRIGLIHEGMKLLEEEHLVFISENEKRIFPREELYERMRYLYHDVDRYKELKALVGRTLSEQEGEAHAAY from the coding sequence ATGAGTTATTCCCTAGAGCAAGTTCAGCAGGCTTCCCGGCTGTTCTTCGACCTGCTTCGGCGCAAGGTGATTCCGCTGGATGATCCCGCTGCCGCCGAATGTCTGCAGGATACCGCTGCTTATGATGCCCTGCAATACGTAGCCAAAGAAGCCGGCTGCCGGATTATGAATTCCGGTCACCGCCTGCACCTGCTCGTGAGTCCGATCGGCTCCGGGTTCGCCAGCAACTTCACTCAGCTGCGTAATAAATATTCACGGATTGAGCGCAAGACGCATTTACATATCATTAACGTTATTATCCTCGTCTTCCTGGCGGAGATGGATCAGGATGAGCAGCACTTCAAGCCGGGACAGGACAGCATGTCCTATATTCAGTTGTCGGATCAGGTATCCGAGCTGTTCCAAGGCTGGATCGGCATGGATGAAGACGGCAGCTTCAGCAAGCAGTGGCGGCTGGATATCCAGGCGATGCACAGAGTGTGGACCAGCCTCTATATGCAGACCCGAAGCCAGGAGGAGGGCGATTCGCTGACCCGCGGCTCAGGCTCCCGGATTGGCCTCATTCACGAAGGAATGAAGCTGCTGGAGGAGGAGCATCTGGTGTTCATTTCCGAGAATGAGAAGCGGATTTTCCCAAGGGAAGAGCTGTATGAGCGGATGCGTTATCTCTACCACGATGTGGACCGGTACAAAGAGCTGAAGGCTCTAGTTGGCCGGACACTCAGCGAACAGGAGGGGGAAGCCCATGCCGCGTATTGA
- a CDS encoding aldo/keto reductase, with product MMMNLKSATKLANGVEMPWFGLGVFKVQEGQEVIDSVKAAIKAGYRSIDTAAVYGNEEGVGQAIRESGVSREELFITTKVWNTEQGYDSTLAAFDESLNKLGLDYADLYLVHWPIRAKYKDTWRALEKLYADGKVRAIGVSNFQIDHLEDLLADAAVKPMVNQVELHPLLNQQELREYCKAQGIQIEAWAPLAQGHLLDNEVLADIAAHHNKTLPQVILRWDLQNGIVTIPKSIREERIIANADIFDFELSDEEISRIDGLNRDQRFGSHPDRFNNE from the coding sequence ATTATGATGAACTTAAAATCGGCAACGAAATTAGCTAACGGTGTAGAAATGCCATGGTTCGGGCTGGGTGTCTTCAAGGTACAAGAAGGCCAGGAGGTTATTGATTCGGTCAAAGCAGCCATCAAGGCCGGTTACCGGAGTATTGATACCGCAGCTGTGTATGGAAACGAAGAAGGAGTCGGACAGGCTATCCGTGAATCGGGAGTCTCGCGTGAGGAGCTGTTCATCACCACCAAGGTATGGAATACAGAGCAGGGCTATGATTCTACGCTGGCCGCATTTGACGAGAGCTTAAACAAGCTGGGACTGGATTATGCCGATCTGTATCTGGTACACTGGCCGATCCGGGCTAAATACAAAGACACCTGGCGCGCTCTTGAGAAGCTGTATGCGGACGGCAAAGTCCGTGCCATCGGGGTATCCAACTTCCAGATCGATCATCTGGAGGATCTGCTGGCAGACGCCGCTGTGAAGCCGATGGTCAACCAGGTGGAACTGCATCCGCTGCTTAACCAGCAAGAGCTCCGTGAGTATTGCAAGGCGCAGGGCATTCAGATTGAAGCCTGGGCCCCGCTGGCCCAAGGGCATCTGCTGGACAATGAGGTATTGGCTGATATTGCAGCCCATCATAACAAAACGCTGCCACAGGTCATCCTGCGCTGGGATCTGCAGAACGGCATTGTGACGATTCCAAAGTCGATCAGGGAAGAACGGATTATTGCGAATGCCGATATTTTTGACTTCGAGCTGTCTGATGAGGAGATCAGCCGGATCGATGGCCTGAACCGCGATCAGCGCTTCGGCTCTCACCCGGACCGGTTCAATAACGAGTAA